A region of Acidimicrobiales bacterium DNA encodes the following proteins:
- a CDS encoding cob(I)yrinic acid a,c-diamide adenosyltransferase: MRVYTRRGDDGTTGLFHGGRVAKDSPRPTAYGDVDELQAFLGLARAAATGELADILLGLERDLWLVMAELACNPDHLDLLTEGGSLPTSEMVVRLEDLIDEVSGRFEPPTEFVVPGEDEVAARLDVARTVCRRAERSAMAVAAEGSSVVPYLNRLSDLVWTLARWQEGTSLTTRSVADGPPADQD; the protein is encoded by the coding sequence ATGAGGGTCTACACGCGTAGGGGCGACGACGGCACGACCGGCCTGTTCCACGGCGGGCGTGTGGCCAAGGACTCCCCGCGTCCCACCGCCTACGGCGACGTCGACGAGCTTCAAGCCTTCCTTGGGCTGGCCCGGGCGGCCGCCACCGGCGAACTGGCCGACATCCTCCTGGGCCTGGAACGGGACCTCTGGCTGGTCATGGCCGAGCTGGCCTGCAACCCCGACCACCTGGACCTCCTCACCGAGGGCGGCTCGCTGCCCACGTCGGAGATGGTGGTGCGCCTGGAGGACCTCATCGACGAGGTGTCGGGTCGCTTCGAGCCGCCCACGGAGTTCGTGGTTCCGGGTGAGGACGAGGTGGCGGCCCGCCTGGACGTGGCCCGCACGGTGTGTCGACGGGCCGAGCGTTCCGCCATGGCCGTCGCCGCCGAAGGGTCGTCGGTGGTGCCGTACCTGAACCGCCTGTCCGACCTGGTATGGACCCTGGCCCGTTGGCAGGAGGGGACCTCGCTGACCACTCGCTCCGTGGCCGACGGCCCGCCCGCCGACCAGGACTGA